In a genomic window of Cucurbita pepo subsp. pepo cultivar mu-cu-16 unplaced genomic scaffold, ASM280686v2 Cp4.1_scaffold001736, whole genome shotgun sequence:
- the LOC111786478 gene encoding NF-kappa-B-activating protein-like isoform X3: protein MGRLGSTVEIPERRHRSDRENGSHRYSPDSDASGGDYRRRRSPSYESYDRYSHRRRSVSPGYQDNRRSPRADGDQNGLPKRFGRAGGRAYLDRNGRASDESDSDEELKGLNYEDYRRLKRQKLRKTLKHCIWRVTPSPPRNGNEDYEDKDDEILEKYGNDDDGDISGLSEKKQHEKKYASDKAKNSDSDSDSELSDTKLKKRKLKSSGSRRRSRKSSLSDSESGSDTESESESESEEESRKRRKKSTNRRNRKHKSIRSSKKKKSRYSDTEDSEESETDDSDASDHVKSRKRSRRKRSKNGRKRRYSDSDESENSEGEKLRKRKSSSTSTKSRSKKNRQSETESKGSSSEENSGSEDVDGKSKLKIDGDKMAEINAEALKIKEILEAQKKPAFDNEMPVGPMPLPRAEGHISYGGALRPGEGDAIAQYVQQGKRIPRRGEVGLSAEEIQNFETLGYVMSGSRHQRMNAIRIRKENQVYSAEDKRALAMYNYEEKAKRERKVMDDLQRLVQRHIGHDVGPSHDPFAA from the exons ATGGGTAGGCTAGGGTCTACTGTGGAAATTCCAGAAAGAAGACATCGATCCGATCGAGAAAACGGCAGCCATCGTTACTCGCCGGACTCCGATGCTTCCGGTGGGGATTACCGACGACGTCGTAGCCCTAGCTATGAAAGTTATGATCGCTACAGCCATCGTCGTCGATCTGTATCGCCTGGCTACCAGGACAATAGGCGGAGCCCTAGGGCTGATGGAGACCAAAACGGTCTGCCCAAGAGATTTGGGCGCGCAGGAGGCCGGGCGTATCTGGATAGAAATGGGAGGGCGTCTGACGAGTCCGATTCGGATGAGGAGCTGAAGGGGTTGAACTATGAGGACTATCGGAGGCTGAAGAGGCAGAAGCTCCGGAAGACATTGAAGCATTGTATTTGGAGAGTGACCCCTAGCCCACCGAGGAATGGGAACGAAGATTATGAGGATAAAGATGATGAGATTTTGGAGAAATATGGCAACGATGACGATGGAGATATAAGTGGCTTGAGCGAGAAAAagcaacatgaaaaaaaatatgcatCTGATAAAGCTAAGAATTCTGACTCTGACTCTGATTCTGAGTTATctgatacaaaattgaaaaagaggaaattgaAGAGTTCTGGTTCCAGGCGTAGAAGTAGAAAATCGTCTCTTAGCGACTCTGAGTCGGGCAGTGACACCGAGAGTGAGAGTGAGAGTGAATCAGAGGAAGAGAGtcggaagagaagaaagaaatcgaCGAATAGGAGGAACAGAAAACATAAGAGTATCAGGAGtagtaagaagaagaagagtaggTACAGTGACACGGAGGACAGCGAAGAAAGCGAGACAGATGATTCTGATGCCAGTGACCATGTCAAgtcaagaaaaaggagtcgtaGAAAGAGGTCCAAGAATGGTAGGAAGAGGAGGTACAGTGATTCAGATGAGAGTGAGAACAGTGAAGGTGAAAAATTGAGGAAGCGAAAGAGCTCATCGACTTCAACAAAATCCAGGAGCAAGAAAAACAGACAGTCAGAAACGGAGAGTAAGGGTTCCTCTTCCGAGGAGAATTCTGGTTCTGAAGATGTTGATGGTAAGAGTAAATTAAAGATCGACGGAGATAAAATGGCTGAGATTAACGCCGAAGCTTTGAAGATCAAGGAAATTTTGGAGGCACAAAAGAAACCTGCATTTGATAATGAGATGCCAGTTGGACCAATGCCACTGCCTAGAGCTGAGGGACATATTAGCTATGGTGGTGCTCTTAGGCCCGGAGAAGGTGACGCCATTGCACAGTATGTTCAACAAGGGAAGCGTATTCCCCGGCGTGGTGAAGTGGGTCTTTCAGCTGAGGAAATCCAGAACTTTGAGACTCTTGGCTATGTGATGAGCGGTAGCAGGCATCAGAGAATGAATGCAATCCgtattagaaaagaaaaccaagtTTACAGTGCTGAAGATAAAAGAGCCCTTGCAATGTATAACTACGAAGAAAAAGCAAAACGCGAGCGGAAGGTGATGGACGATCTTCAGCGGCTTGTTCAGCGCCATATAG GTCATGATGTTGGCCCTTCACATGATCCTTTTGCTGCATAA
- the LOC111786478 gene encoding NF-kappa-B-activating protein-like isoform X2, with translation MGRLGSTVEIPERRHRSDRENGSHRYSPDSDASGGDYRRRRSPSYESYDRYSHRRRSVSPGYQDNRRSPRADGDQNGLPKRFGRAGGRAYLDRNGRASDESDSDEELKGLNYEDYRRLKRQKLRKTLKHCIWRVTPSPPRNGNEDYEDKDDEILEKYGNDDDGDISGLSEKKQHEKKYASDKAKNSDSDSDSELSDTKLKKRKLKSSGSRRRSRKSSLSDSESGSDTESESESESEEESRKRRKKSTNRRNRKHKSIRSSKKKKSRYSDTEDSEESETDDSDASDHVKSRKRSRRKRSKNGRKRRYSDSDESENSEGEKLRKRKSSSTSTKSRSKKNRQSETESKGSSSEENSGSEDVDGKSKLKIDGDKMAEINAEALKIKEILEAQKKPAFDNEMPVGPMPLPRAEGHISYGGALRPGEGDAIAQYVQQGKRIPRRGEVGLSAEEIQNFETLGYVMSGSRHQRMNAIRIRKENQVYSAEDKRALAMYNYEEKAKRERKVMDDLQRLVQRHIGHDVGPSHDPFAA, from the exons ATGGGTAGGCTAGGGTCTACTGTGGAAATTCCAGAAAGAAGACATCGATCCGATCGAGAAAACGGCAGCCATCGTTACTCGCCGGACTCCGATGCTTCCGGTGGGGATTACCGACGACGTCGTAGCCCTAGCTATGAAAGTTATGATCGCTACAGCCATCGTCGTCGATCTGTATCGCCTGGCTACCAGGACAATAGGCGGAGCCCTAGGGCTGATGGAGACCAAAACGGTCTGCCCAAGAGATTTGGGCGCGCAGGAGGCCGGGCGTATCTGGATAGAAATGGGAGGGCGTCTGACGAGTCCGATTCGGATGAGGAGCTGAAGGGGTTGAACTATGAGGACTATCGGAGGCTGAAGAGGCAGAAGCTCCGGAAGACATTGAAGCATTGTATTTGGAGAGTGACCCCTAGCCCACCGAGGAATGGGAACGAAGATTATGAGGATAAAGATGATGAGATTTTGGAGAAATATGGCAACGATGACGATGGAGATATAAGTGGCTTGAGCGAGAAAAagcaacatgaaaaaaaatatgcatCTGATAAAGCTAAGAATTCTGACTCTGACTCTGATTCTGAGTTATctgatacaaaattgaaaaagaggaaattgaAGAGTTCTGGTTCCAGGCGTAGAAGTAGAAAATCGTCTCTTAGCGACTCTGAGTCGGGCAGTGACACCGAGAGTGAGAGTGAGAGTGAATCAGAGGAAGAGAGtcggaagagaagaaagaaatcgaCGAATAGGAGGAACAGAAAACATAAGAGTATCAGGAGtagtaagaagaagaagagtaggTACAGTGACACGGAGGACAGCGAAGAAAGCGAGACAGATGATTCTGATGCCAGTGACCATGTCAAgtcaagaaaaaggagtcgtaGAAAGAGGTCCAAGAATGGTAGGAAGAGGAGGTACAGTGATTCAGATGAGAGTGAGAACAGTGAAGGTGAAAAATTGAGGAAGCGAAAGAGCTCATCGACTTCAACAAAATCCAGGAGCAAGAAAAACAGACAGTCAGAAACGGAGAGTAAGGGTTCCTCTTCCGAGGAGAATTCTGGTTCTGAAGATGTTGATGGTAAGAGTAAATTAAAGATCGACGGAGATAAAATGGCTGAGATTAACGCCGAAGCTTTGAAGATCAAGGAAATTTTGGAGGCACAAAAGAAACCTGCATTTGATAATGAGATGCCAGTTGGACCAATGCCACTGCCTAGAGCTGAGGGACATATTAGCTATGGTGGTGCTCTTAGGCCCGGAGAAGGTGACGCCATTGCACAGTATGTTCAACAAGGGAAGCGTATTCCCCGGCGTGGTGAAGTGGGTCTTTCAGCTGAGGAAATCCAGAACTTTGAGACTCTTGGCTATGTGATGAGCGGTAGCAGGCATCAGAGAATGAATGCAATCCgtattagaaaagaaaaccaagtTTACAGTGCTGAAGATAAAAGAGCCCTTGCAATGTATAACTACGAAGAAAAAGCAAAACGCGAGCGGAAGGTGATGGACGATCTTCAGCGGCTTGTTCAGCGCCAT ATAGGTCATGATGTTGGCCCTTCACATGATCCTTTTGCTGCATAA
- the LOC111786478 gene encoding NF-kappa-B-activating protein-like isoform X1, translating into MGRLGSTVEIPERRHRSDRENGSHRYSPDSDASGGDYRRRRSPSYESYDRYSHRRRSVSPGYQDNRRSPRADGDQNGLPKRFGRAGGRAYLDRNGRASDESDSDEELKGLNYEDYRRLKRQKLRKTLKHCIWRVTPSPPRNGNEDYEDKDDEILEKYGNDDDGDISGLSEKKQHEKKYASDKAKNSDSDSDSELSDTKLKKRKLKSSGSRRRSRKSSLSDSESGSDTESESESESEEESRKRRKKSTNRRNRKHKSIRSSKKKKSRYSDTEDSEESETDDSDASDHVKSRKRSRRKRSKNGRKRRYSDSDESENSEGEKLRKRKSSSTSTKSRSKKNRQSETESKGSSSEENSGSEDVDGKSKLKIDGDKMAEINAEALKIKEILEAQKKPAFDNEMPVGPMPLPRAEGHISYGGALRPGEGDAIAQYVQQGKRIPRRGEVGLSAEEIQNFETLGYVMSGSRHQRMNAIRIRKENQVYSAEDKRALAMYNYEEKAKRERKVMDDLQRLVQRHIGHDVGPSHDPFAA; encoded by the coding sequence ATGGGTAGGCTAGGGTCTACTGTGGAAATTCCAGAAAGAAGACATCGATCCGATCGAGAAAACGGCAGCCATCGTTACTCGCCGGACTCCGATGCTTCCGGTGGGGATTACCGACGACGTCGTAGCCCTAGCTATGAAAGTTATGATCGCTACAGCCATCGTCGTCGATCTGTATCGCCTGGCTACCAGGACAATAGGCGGAGCCCTAGGGCTGATGGAGACCAAAACGGTCTGCCCAAGAGATTTGGGCGCGCAGGAGGCCGGGCGTATCTGGATAGAAATGGGAGGGCGTCTGACGAGTCCGATTCGGATGAGGAGCTGAAGGGGTTGAACTATGAGGACTATCGGAGGCTGAAGAGGCAGAAGCTCCGGAAGACATTGAAGCATTGTATTTGGAGAGTGACCCCTAGCCCACCGAGGAATGGGAACGAAGATTATGAGGATAAAGATGATGAGATTTTGGAGAAATATGGCAACGATGACGATGGAGATATAAGTGGCTTGAGCGAGAAAAagcaacatgaaaaaaaatatgcatCTGATAAAGCTAAGAATTCTGACTCTGACTCTGATTCTGAGTTATctgatacaaaattgaaaaagaggaaattgaAGAGTTCTGGTTCCAGGCGTAGAAGTAGAAAATCGTCTCTTAGCGACTCTGAGTCGGGCAGTGACACCGAGAGTGAGAGTGAGAGTGAATCAGAGGAAGAGAGtcggaagagaagaaagaaatcgaCGAATAGGAGGAACAGAAAACATAAGAGTATCAGGAGtagtaagaagaagaagagtaggTACAGTGACACGGAGGACAGCGAAGAAAGCGAGACAGATGATTCTGATGCCAGTGACCATGTCAAgtcaagaaaaaggagtcgtaGAAAGAGGTCCAAGAATGGTAGGAAGAGGAGGTACAGTGATTCAGATGAGAGTGAGAACAGTGAAGGTGAAAAATTGAGGAAGCGAAAGAGCTCATCGACTTCAACAAAATCCAGGAGCAAGAAAAACAGACAGTCAGAAACGGAGAGTAAGGGTTCCTCTTCCGAGGAGAATTCTGGTTCTGAAGATGTTGATGGTAAGAGTAAATTAAAGATCGACGGAGATAAAATGGCTGAGATTAACGCCGAAGCTTTGAAGATCAAGGAAATTTTGGAGGCACAAAAGAAACCTGCATTTGATAATGAGATGCCAGTTGGACCAATGCCACTGCCTAGAGCTGAGGGACATATTAGCTATGGTGGTGCTCTTAGGCCCGGAGAAGGTGACGCCATTGCACAGTATGTTCAACAAGGGAAGCGTATTCCCCGGCGTGGTGAAGTGGGTCTTTCAGCTGAGGAAATCCAGAACTTTGAGACTCTTGGCTATGTGATGAGCGGTAGCAGGCATCAGAGAATGAATGCAATCCgtattagaaaagaaaaccaagtTTACAGTGCTGAAGATAAAAGAGCCCTTGCAATGTATAACTACGAAGAAAAAGCAAAACGCGAGCGGAAGGTGATGGACGATCTTCAGCGGCTTGTTCAGCGCCATATAGGTCATGATGTTGGCCCTTCACACGATCCTTTTGCTGCATAA